From the genome of Anaerolineae bacterium, one region includes:
- a CDS encoding tetratricopeptide repeat protein codes for MGPWAALVALGSALLLASVWPSWLGVPGVLRAAVGFSAVFLAPGLLLLPLVLPGEEAAGNMERLSYAFAFSLALAGIPAFVVMFLHGSVAAYTAVFAGLVATLVLLDLSRRVAGITTGAAALRFDGWGNAVLAGLVLVAALSLFPLSSHGGVQGRVDGDLLAMMALVRDVMDADRIGVEEPLFGAGLSASPRTAFNPWLLLTGFAARLGGLDPVAFVHGYFTPLLGVVSLFALYTLLRHLSGNRRLALFLVLVHFVILLANPFHRNIWSYMLFRRIASDKFAMLLIPLPVGMTFAARWLRGGGPRQIACAALVGLGMAVVHPLDVLFFAVGTMSFAGIHWLWEREKLKNLARAAALAVVVAATMVVPLFQRQTTQETREGYLFPETFVDLPVVSGPAPVLPYVWTETLKMPGARPSVLDSTMGDENPFMLTRLWSQLNSRKLLILADDRYMAHPGLLLDVVPVLALAMVPLLPLFRRDHLARYLLAITLAYLVLGFSPLITPLVGRAVTPWQVNRMAWPLPVTLIPGYVVYRGAAALFGRLPGRWATLARQAGPSLFLAGLSLVLLPLLRAYSQELLTDKVRIDAPTLIFDYLRGAPDRDSVLIADYATNLIVPAYVGKPDLVAYRATNTSEEFPAERQDEALQRIRDLDTFNRAEKLDAQVVDILRRYPVRYVLLPDDHPLSCQFRHAGEPYTEVARDDRYRLFRVESPPEEHGAIAANTLLESRDWEGAELAYTRALEADPEDRLALMGLAETWQIRNRPTEAVALLEPVIRGKADECLCAAAALAYEADARPGEALLAWQRAVAEAPQVSYLRLRLGDAYLFAGRLGEAAAAYEAAVGLVHRPGSSAYYLTVGKLWQSRRIHDRAGEAFKKAVEAAPTAANWSTLGGNLMARHRYDEAVAAFRQAARLAPWRTDLWVKLAEALRLDQGPDAAESAYQRAILVADLKAEPAQPVYLALSMLYEEGGHPEEAEATIEAAIARDPEETAGYLFLALYHRRHLRYEEALSAARRAVERAPFRAEGYLMLAGLYEDRGQTEEAGSYYRLALEVEPGSAAAWYAMGNLLSRQASWVEAIGAYRQALELEPENAFTYLALAQAHYELGHPTASLSAFQAAQRYAPRSSQTNIALGRAYELLGDRQQAIGYYQQAVTVRPDFIGGYRSLAQAYAAMGRQADALAQYQLALSLGTAGGQGGGLALGPASIAGRLQALSGEALVAASGDGPDDGQRDTAMLARQRLQSLLPSGAYEAGRVALAQVYEARGLYDEALDQYLLVAEADPTSSTALAFLADAYYRRAQFEAAADTYTRAIELDPSSTAARVGLGRALSALGRPLEGLEQLQQAARRNLGDSQAQVALAEGYRSLGRPEDALNVLREALSRSPGNLDLNLALSRTYANLGRPAEAEEAARRAVALAPGWADAAVALGDALRLQGRMGEALEAYSRATDLNRGNPEAWLRLGDLLRSQGQTGQALDAYRAAAVADPFGLAGLVPQAEMYLLIGDPESAEGLLREAMSRNAGESSAYLALHELLRLQGRDDRAAAILDLADGIRPQLDVLLARARMLKEAGQWDRELAVLEGATERFPGFAEGWVALAEAQERRGDYQAARNAYERALSVAPSDLKARLGLGGLLEREGRPLEALLQYSQAAQLNPSQPEAHAAVAAALARLGDRVQANETVRTAVTANPGSAAVRVAVGDHLLAAGNPQQAVAEYEAALALEPGYLPAHLSLSRAWLAGGQLGEAEAAARRLLELYPGSAEAQVALAAVQRAAEHAPEAVATLTQALTAHSGSSEVALALGQALFEAGEVEAAEEAFRAVTLARPGVASAWLALGNVWLTERGPAWAITAYRQGLHASPGDPELLLALGKAQTDLGLLDQAEDTFRRAVALHRHLAAPEVALGDLLLRRLDFDGAARAYWRAVSAAPSDASGWLRIGQLRLRLGRPEEAISAYQEALAIRPESVETHVALGDAYRHLGQLDRAMAAYQSALIADPSSTIARLALVRALADSGAPGEAEAVVARLLEDAPSEEPALLALANLRLAQGDVQEAVRIASSAVEAHPKSATALAGRALILLQSGDAEGALADLDRAQALQPRSADVRLARGEVYLTLGQGSEARAQFEAAAGLAPADPRPWLALGRLEAANGSWGEAEAAYREATRREPGSAAGHVGLAGTLAAQGQWTEAERSLLRALAVEPGSAAARLALGDLYRDRGDLEAAAEQYRSYLTLVYDGTTGYLHWAGAYLAAQQPEQAEALLLEALSRYPDGAGLRAALGDAYRLQGRAGEAIQAYEAALAADPELASAHLGLGQAWLALDRPDRAREAFAQAEATARDGSEVRVQVARAYLSAGLEDDAHRAAERAVQTDAGSPEAWVVLGDVLYRKGDVPLARTQYRQALRLDPKSYGGLMGEGRCEQALGYPLSAVAALQAAAVANPTSAEPWLALAAVHQGQGLRDKARSALEEARRREPESPSVLVAFAQLALSQGELTKALAWVEQALDKAPDSASALLVHAQVNSALGQHEAALRSVQRAVALDPENASAYLTLGDVQRALGRYAEALVAYQRYEKLAPPSAAAQMKLGQAYQLNSNWEAAAAAYRRAASYDPTDPTPYVLLAQLQVQLGDPRAAEQSYRQALALRPGDPGISLGLARVLVSAGDFAGARSLVEAALAADPSSGMALLLRGDVLLGLGEMAAAEESYRRAVAAEPTLAAAYVALGNLQSARLDEPTAAVESYERALALEPRQSDLYDQLVRAYRRSVGLPSALARLQGMAQSQPQSLWVRMALGLVYQWSGQRAEALREYAAAAALAPDYAEAHRRLGHVYQEQWDFAAAEASYRRFLSLGGSGAAAEDVRARLDEMSRQQRAVQIVAPVAGQSLSGKVEVLGTAAIADFAYYKLECAPADTPGAWTVIHQSDRQVEGGVLAVWSTGTLAPGEYILRLTAVDSTGNYPPYAEVRVKVVAP; via the coding sequence GTGGGCCCGTGGGCAGCTCTGGTGGCCCTGGGGTCGGCTCTTCTGCTGGCCTCGGTGTGGCCTTCGTGGCTGGGGGTGCCCGGCGTCCTGCGGGCTGCGGTGGGCTTCTCAGCCGTGTTCCTGGCCCCGGGGCTGCTCCTGCTCCCTCTCGTACTGCCTGGAGAGGAAGCGGCCGGCAACATGGAGCGGCTGAGCTACGCCTTCGCCTTCAGCCTGGCATTGGCCGGCATCCCCGCCTTCGTAGTCATGTTCCTGCATGGGAGCGTGGCGGCGTACACTGCCGTCTTCGCCGGCCTGGTGGCCACTCTGGTGCTGCTGGATCTATCGCGAAGGGTGGCCGGCATCACCACAGGAGCGGCGGCGCTGCGCTTCGATGGCTGGGGCAACGCGGTGCTGGCTGGCCTGGTCCTGGTGGCTGCCCTCAGCCTGTTCCCCCTGTCCTCGCATGGTGGAGTGCAGGGGCGAGTGGACGGGGACCTCCTAGCCATGATGGCTCTGGTCCGGGATGTGATGGATGCCGACCGGATCGGGGTGGAGGAGCCTCTGTTCGGGGCCGGCTTGTCTGCTTCGCCCAGGACGGCGTTCAACCCCTGGCTGCTGCTCACCGGCTTCGCCGCCCGCCTAGGGGGCCTGGACCCGGTAGCCTTCGTGCATGGCTACTTCACCCCCCTCCTGGGAGTGGTGTCCCTCTTCGCCCTGTACACTTTGCTCCGGCACTTGTCGGGCAACCGTCGGTTGGCCCTGTTCCTGGTGCTAGTCCACTTCGTTATCCTCCTGGCCAACCCCTTCCACCGCAACATCTGGTCGTACATGCTGTTCCGGCGCATCGCCTCGGACAAGTTCGCCATGCTTCTGATTCCCTTGCCAGTGGGCATGACCTTCGCGGCCCGCTGGCTCAGGGGGGGCGGGCCCCGGCAGATAGCCTGCGCCGCCCTAGTGGGCCTGGGCATGGCCGTGGTGCACCCCCTGGACGTGCTCTTCTTCGCCGTGGGAACGATGTCCTTCGCTGGGATCCACTGGCTCTGGGAAAGGGAGAAGCTCAAGAACCTGGCTAGGGCGGCGGCGCTAGCGGTGGTGGTAGCGGCCACGATGGTGGTGCCCTTGTTCCAGCGGCAGACCACCCAGGAGACGCGGGAGGGCTACCTCTTCCCGGAGACGTTCGTAGACCTGCCGGTGGTCTCCGGGCCGGCCCCGGTGCTGCCCTACGTGTGGACGGAGACCCTCAAGATGCCGGGGGCGAGGCCGTCGGTGCTCGATTCCACGATGGGCGACGAGAACCCATTCATGCTGACCCGGCTCTGGAGCCAGCTCAATTCGCGCAAGCTCCTCATACTGGCTGACGACCGCTACATGGCTCACCCTGGCCTGTTGCTGGACGTGGTGCCGGTGCTGGCGCTGGCCATGGTGCCCCTATTGCCTCTCTTCCGCCGGGATCACCTGGCCCGGTACCTCTTGGCAATTACCCTCGCCTACCTGGTGCTCGGGTTCAGCCCCCTCATCACTCCCCTGGTGGGACGAGCGGTGACGCCCTGGCAGGTGAACCGCATGGCATGGCCCCTCCCGGTCACTCTGATTCCGGGGTACGTCGTATACCGCGGCGCGGCGGCCCTGTTCGGCCGGCTGCCGGGCCGATGGGCGACCTTAGCCAGACAAGCGGGCCCATCACTCTTCCTGGCCGGGCTTAGTTTGGTGCTCCTGCCGCTGCTGCGCGCCTACAGCCAGGAGCTGCTCACCGACAAGGTGAGGATAGACGCGCCCACTCTGATCTTCGACTACCTCCGCGGCGCCCCCGATCGGGACAGCGTGCTCATAGCCGATTACGCCACCAACCTGATAGTACCCGCCTATGTGGGCAAGCCGGATCTGGTCGCCTATCGAGCTACCAACACCAGCGAGGAGTTCCCCGCCGAGCGACAGGACGAGGCCCTGCAGCGCATTCGCGACCTGGACACATTCAACCGGGCCGAGAAGCTAGACGCCCAGGTGGTGGACATACTGCGCCGGTACCCGGTGCGTTACGTGTTGCTGCCCGACGATCACCCTCTTAGCTGCCAATTCCGCCACGCCGGTGAGCCCTATACCGAAGTGGCGCGCGATGATCGCTATCGCCTGTTCCGGGTGGAATCTCCGCCGGAGGAGCACGGCGCCATCGCTGCCAACACCCTACTGGAGAGCCGAGACTGGGAGGGCGCGGAGCTGGCCTACACCCGGGCGCTGGAGGCCGACCCAGAGGACCGGCTGGCGCTGATGGGGCTGGCGGAGACGTGGCAGATTCGGAACCGACCCACTGAGGCGGTGGCCCTTCTGGAGCCGGTGATAAGGGGCAAGGCAGACGAATGCCTGTGCGCCGCCGCCGCCCTAGCGTATGAGGCGGACGCCAGGCCGGGGGAGGCCCTGCTCGCCTGGCAGCGGGCGGTCGCCGAGGCGCCCCAGGTATCGTACCTGCGCCTGCGGCTAGGGGACGCCTACCTCTTCGCTGGCAGGCTGGGGGAGGCGGCAGCAGCCTACGAGGCGGCCGTCGGGCTGGTTCATCGGCCGGGAAGCAGTGCTTACTACCTCACTGTGGGCAAGCTGTGGCAAAGCCGGCGCATACACGACCGCGCGGGAGAGGCGTTCAAGAAGGCGGTGGAAGCTGCTCCGACCGCCGCCAACTGGAGCACCCTGGGCGGCAACCTCATGGCTAGGCACCGGTACGACGAGGCCGTCGCCGCCTTCCGTCAGGCGGCTCGACTGGCCCCGTGGCGTACCGATCTGTGGGTGAAGCTGGCTGAGGCGCTCAGGCTGGACCAGGGGCCGGACGCGGCTGAGTCCGCCTACCAACGGGCAATCCTAGTGGCCGACCTCAAGGCGGAGCCGGCGCAGCCGGTGTACCTGGCGCTCAGCATGCTGTACGAGGAGGGGGGGCACCCGGAGGAGGCCGAGGCCACTATCGAGGCCGCCATCGCCCGCGATCCGGAGGAGACCGCCGGCTATCTGTTCCTGGCTCTGTATCACCGGCGCCACTTGCGCTACGAAGAGGCGTTGTCAGCCGCTCGACGGGCCGTGGAACGGGCCCCGTTCCGAGCTGAGGGTTACTTGATGCTCGCCGGCCTGTACGAGGACCGGGGTCAAACGGAGGAGGCCGGGTCGTACTATCGGTTGGCGCTGGAAGTCGAGCCCGGTTCGGCTGCGGCCTGGTACGCCATGGGCAACCTCTTGTCGCGGCAGGCTTCCTGGGTGGAGGCCATCGGCGCCTATCGGCAGGCGCTGGAGTTGGAGCCCGAGAACGCTTTCACCTACCTGGCCCTGGCTCAGGCGCACTACGAGCTGGGGCACCCTACGGCTTCCTTGAGCGCCTTCCAGGCGGCGCAGCGCTACGCTCCGCGTTCCAGCCAGACCAACATCGCCCTGGGGCGGGCCTACGAGTTGCTGGGCGACCGGCAGCAGGCCATCGGCTACTACCAACAGGCGGTCACGGTCCGTCCCGACTTCATCGGAGGCTACCGGAGCCTGGCCCAGGCCTACGCCGCCATGGGCAGGCAGGCCGATGCCCTGGCTCAGTACCAGCTGGCGCTCAGCCTGGGGACTGCGGGAGGGCAAGGGGGCGGATTGGCGCTAGGGCCGGCGTCGATCGCGGGCAGGCTGCAGGCGCTATCCGGAGAGGCGCTAGTGGCCGCCTCCGGAGACGGGCCCGACGACGGGCAAAGGGATACGGCAATGCTGGCCCGCCAGCGATTGCAGTCTCTGCTTCCGAGCGGAGCGTACGAGGCCGGCCGAGTGGCGCTGGCCCAGGTATACGAGGCCCGGGGCCTGTACGACGAAGCCCTGGACCAGTACCTGCTGGTGGCCGAGGCCGATCCCACGTCGTCCACTGCCCTGGCCTTCCTGGCCGATGCCTACTACCGTCGGGCTCAGTTTGAGGCCGCCGCCGACACCTACACCCGGGCTATCGAGCTGGACCCCAGCTCCACGGCGGCCCGGGTGGGCCTGGGGCGGGCCCTCTCGGCTCTGGGGCGACCCTTGGAGGGGTTGGAGCAGCTCCAGCAGGCGGCCCGCAGGAACCTGGGAGATTCCCAGGCTCAGGTGGCCCTCGCCGAGGGTTACCGGTCCCTGGGCCGGCCCGAAGATGCCCTGAACGTGCTACGGGAGGCTCTCAGTCGCTCGCCCGGCAACCTCGACCTCAACCTGGCTCTCAGCCGCACCTACGCTAATCTTGGTCGGCCCGCAGAGGCAGAGGAGGCCGCCCGTCGGGCGGTGGCGCTGGCCCCCGGGTGGGCGGACGCCGCCGTGGCCTTGGGCGACGCCCTCAGACTGCAGGGGCGCATGGGTGAGGCGCTGGAGGCCTACTCTCGGGCCACTGACCTTAACCGCGGCAATCCCGAGGCGTGGCTGAGGCTGGGCGACCTGCTCCGGAGCCAGGGGCAGACAGGCCAGGCGCTGGACGCCTACCGGGCTGCCGCCGTGGCCGATCCGTTCGGCCTTGCCGGGCTGGTGCCCCAGGCCGAGATGTACCTGCTCATCGGTGACCCCGAATCGGCCGAGGGACTGCTCCGCGAGGCCATGTCTCGGAACGCGGGAGAGTCCAGCGCCTATCTGGCGCTGCACGAGCTGCTTCGCCTCCAGGGCAGGGACGACAGGGCCGCCGCCATCCTCGATCTGGCTGACGGCATCCGTCCCCAACTGGACGTGCTCCTGGCTCGGGCACGGATGCTGAAAGAGGCGGGGCAGTGGGACCGAGAGCTGGCGGTTCTCGAAGGCGCGACCGAACGCTTCCCCGGTTTCGCCGAGGGATGGGTGGCACTGGCCGAGGCGCAGGAACGGCGGGGCGACTATCAGGCCGCGCGCAACGCCTACGAGCGGGCCCTGAGCGTAGCCCCGTCCGACCTAAAGGCACGTCTAGGCCTGGGCGGACTCTTGGAGCGCGAGGGCCGCCCCCTGGAGGCGCTGCTTCAGTACAGCCAGGCGGCCCAGCTGAACCCCTCCCAGCCGGAGGCGCACGCTGCCGTGGCCGCGGCTCTGGCCAGGCTGGGAGACCGGGTCCAGGCCAATGAGACGGTCCGGACCGCCGTGACCGCCAATCCTGGATCGGCCGCCGTCCGAGTGGCCGTGGGCGACCATCTGCTGGCGGCCGGCAACCCGCAGCAGGCTGTCGCCGAGTACGAAGCGGCTCTGGCGCTGGAGCCTGGCTATCTGCCGGCACACCTCAGCCTGTCCCGCGCCTGGCTGGCCGGTGGGCAGCTGGGGGAGGCGGAGGCAGCCGCTCGCAGGCTGCTGGAGCTGTACCCGGGCAGCGCGGAGGCGCAGGTGGCCCTGGCGGCGGTGCAGCGCGCCGCGGAGCACGCTCCGGAGGCGGTCGCGACCCTGACTCAGGCCCTGACGGCCCACAGCGGGTCGAGCGAGGTGGCACTGGCACTGGGCCAGGCTCTGTTCGAGGCGGGGGAGGTCGAGGCGGCGGAAGAGGCCTTCCGCGCTGTGACTCTCGCCCGCCCGGGTGTAGCCTCCGCCTGGCTGGCCCTGGGCAACGTGTGGCTGACGGAGCGGGGACCGGCGTGGGCGATAACGGCCTATCGCCAGGGTCTGCATGCCAGCCCGGGGGACCCCGAGTTGCTGCTGGCCCTGGGGAAGGCGCAGACGGACTTGGGGCTCTTGGACCAAGCCGAGGATACGTTTCGCCGGGCGGTGGCTCTGCATCGCCACCTGGCGGCTCCGGAAGTCGCTCTGGGCGATCTCTTGCTGCGGAGGCTCGACTTCGACGGGGCAGCAAGGGCTTACTGGCGGGCCGTGTCCGCCGCGCCCAGTGACGCGTCGGGATGGCTGAGGATTGGGCAGCTTCGGCTGCGGTTGGGCCGGCCCGAGGAGGCCATCAGTGCCTATCAGGAGGCCCTGGCCATCAGACCCGAATCCGTCGAGACCCATGTGGCTTTGGGGGACGCCTACCGTCACTTGGGGCAGTTGGACCGCGCCATGGCGGCCTACCAGAGTGCCCTGATCGCCGATCCCTCCTCGACCATCGCAAGGCTGGCGCTGGTGCGGGCCCTCGCCGACAGCGGCGCCCCGGGCGAGGCGGAAGCGGTGGTGGCCCGTCTTCTGGAGGACGCGCCCTCGGAGGAGCCCGCACTCCTAGCCCTGGCGAACCTGCGCCTGGCCCAGGGTGACGTACAGGAAGCGGTGCGGATCGCCTCCTCCGCCGTCGAGGCGCATCCCAAGTCGGCGACGGCCCTCGCCGGCCGGGCGCTGATCCTGCTTCAGAGCGGCGATGCTGAGGGAGCTCTTGCCGACCTGGATCGGGCCCAGGCCCTTCAACCGCGCTCGGCTGACGTACGTCTGGCCCGAGGCGAAGTGTACCTGACCCTCGGGCAGGGGAGCGAGGCCCGGGCCCAGTTTGAGGCGGCCGCCGGGTTGGCTCCTGCTGACCCCAGGCCCTGGCTGGCGCTGGGACGGCTGGAGGCAGCCAACGGCAGCTGGGGTGAGGCAGAAGCAGCCTACCGAGAGGCGACAAGGCGCGAGCCGGGCAGCGCGGCCGGGCACGTCGGGCTGGCGGGGACGTTGGCAGCTCAGGGGCAGTGGACGGAGGCTGAGCGCAGTCTGCTCCGGGCCCTGGCGGTGGAGCCAGGGTCGGCCGCGGCTCGACTGGCCCTCGGTGACCTGTACCGGGACCGGGGCGACCTGGAGGCCGCCGCTGAGCAGTATCGGAGTTACCTGACGCTGGTGTACGACGGCACCACGGGGTACCTCCACTGGGCGGGGGCCTACCTGGCGGCGCAGCAGCCCGAGCAGGCGGAGGCGCTGTTGCTCGAGGCCCTGTCGCGTTACCCGGACGGGGCCGGGCTGAGGGCGGCGCTGGGTGACGCCTACCGCCTCCAGGGGCGGGCGGGCGAGGCGATCCAGGCCTATGAAGCCGCCCTGGCCGCGGACCCCGAGTTGGCTTCGGCACACCTGGGGCTGGGTCAGGCGTGGTTGGCATTGGATCGTCCCGATCGGGCGCGGGAGGCGTTTGCCCAGGCCGAGGCCACCGCCCGGGACGGGAGCGAGGTGCGGGTGCAGGTCGCGCGCGCCTACTTGTCAGCGGGCTTGGAGGACGACGCTCACCGGGCGGCAGAGAGGGCGGTGCAGACGGATGCCGGCTCGCCCGAGGCCTGGGTGGTTCTCGGCGACGTGCTCTACCGGAAGGGCGACGTCCCTCTCGCCCGCACGCAGTACCGCCAGGCCCTCCGCCTTGACCCCAAGTCGTATGGGGGCCTCATGGGCGAGGGGCGCTGTGAGCAGGCTCTGGGCTATCCCCTGTCAGCCGTCGCCGCCCTCCAGGCGGCCGCGGTGGCCAACCCGACCAGCGCCGAGCCCTGGCTGGCGCTCGCCGCGGTCCACCAGGGGCAGGGCCTGCGGGATAAGGCCCGATCGGCGCTGGAGGAGGCGAGAAGGCGGGAGCCCGAGTCGCCCTCAGTGCTAGTGGCCTTCGCCCAACTGGCTCTGTCCCAGGGAGAGCTGACGAAGGCACTCGCCTGGGTGGAGCAGGCGCTGGACAAGGCGCCCGACTCGGCATCGGCGCTGCTGGTGCACGCCCAGGTGAACAGTGCTCTGGGTCAGCACGAGGCAGCCTTGAGAAGCGTCCAGCGGGCGGTGGCGCTCGACCCAGAGAACGCCAGTGCCTATCTCACGCTGGGAGACGTGCAGCGGGCTCTGGGCCGGTACGCGGAGGCGCTGGTGGCCTACCAGCGCTATGAGAAGCTGGCGCCCCCCAGCGCCGCGGCCCAGATGAAGCTAGGGCAGGCGTACCAGCTGAACTCCAACTGGGAGGCGGCAGCGGCCGCCTACCGCCGCGCCGCTTCTTACGACCCCACCGATCCCACCCCTTACGTGCTTCTGGCCCAGCTGCAGGTACAACTAGGGGACCCACGGGCGGCCGAGCAGTCCTACAGGCAGGCCCTGGCCCTTCGGCCCGGTGACCCGGGCATCAGCCTGGGCCTGGCTCGAGTCCTGGTCAGCGCCGGCGACTTCGCCGGCGCCCGATCGCTCGTTGAAGCGGCCTTGGCGGCGGATCCTTCGTCTGGAATGGCTCTGCTGCTCCGGGGCGACGTGCTGCTGGGGCTGGGGGAGATGGCGGCGGCGGAGGAATCCTACCGGCGGGCCGTGGCCGCGGAGCCGACGCTGGCGGCGGCGTACGTGGCGCTGGGCAACCTGCAGTCCGCCCGCCTGGACGAGCCCACGGCGGCCGTAGAGAGCTACGAGCGGGCCCTCGCTCTGGAGCCCCGACAGAGCGACCTGTACGACCAACTGGTGCGGGCCTACCGGCGCAGTGTGGGGTTGCCGTCGGCGTTAGCCAGGCTGCAGGGGATGGCTCAGTCGCAGCCCCAATCGCTGTGGGTGCGCATGGCGTTGGGGCTGGTGTACCAGTGGTCCGGTCAGCGAGCGGAGGCGTTGCGCGAGTACGCGGCCGCGGCGGCGCTGGCTCCTGACTACGCCGAGGCCCACCGCCGCCTGGGCCACGTCTACCAGGAGCAGTGGGACTTCGCCGCTGCCGAGGCCAGCTATCGGAGGTTCCTCAGCCTGGGAGGGAGTGGAGCCGCCGCCGAAGACGTCCGGGCCCGGCTCGACGAGATGAGTCGCCAGCAGCGAGCGGTGCAGATCGTTGCCCCTGTGGCGGGCCAGAGCCTGAGCGGAAAGGTGGAGGTGCTGGGCACGGCGGCCATCGCCGACTTCGCCTACTACAAGCTGGAGTGCGCCCCAGCCGACACTCCTGGGGCGTGGACCGTGATACATCAGTCGGACCGGCAGGTCGAGGGTGGGGTGCTGGCGGTTTGGAGCACGGGCACGCTGGCTCCGGGCGAGTACATCTTGCGGCTGACGGCGGTGGACAGCACTGGCAACTATCCGCCTTACGCTGAGGTCAGGGTGAAGGTGGTGGCGCCATGA
- a CDS encoding MFS transporter, with amino-acid sequence MRYPGAGHSQAAAAAASGQRGGAFRSLAHRDFRLFWLGQALSLTGMWMRVVARGWLVLRLTDSAFALGYVSFLGVLPALPVALVGGALIDRMPKRRLILLTQVGLAVQALALAGLTWSGAVRIWHLVLLEMVWAVLGALDQPARQSFVVEMVGPEDLTNAIALNSSLFNGTRAFGPALGGLLLAQVGEAGCFLVNGVAYLGAVVALLLMRGPDRVASPDSRGLGRSTLDGYRYVLGQPVLMGLLALAGAVGLLGTPFLNLMPVFARDVLDVGEKGLGFLTASVGVGAVLGSLWVATLPSVARGRRLALVTGLFCVALVAFAFSPVAALAVPVLAAAGAAFVAVQALDNSLVQTLVDGRMRGRVMSLYSLLFVGSQQVGTLLAGAAADIWGGPVAVAGTAVLCGLFALALFWAIPGLRRVE; translated from the coding sequence ATGAGGTACCCAGGTGCGGGCCACTCCCAGGCAGCCGCCGCCGCGGCGAGCGGACAGCGTGGAGGTGCCTTTCGCTCGCTGGCGCACCGGGACTTCCGGCTCTTCTGGCTGGGGCAGGCTCTCTCCCTCACCGGCATGTGGATGCGGGTGGTGGCCCGCGGATGGCTGGTGCTGCGGCTCACCGACTCGGCCTTCGCTCTGGGGTACGTATCCTTCCTGGGCGTACTGCCGGCGCTGCCCGTGGCGCTGGTGGGCGGAGCGCTCATCGACCGGATGCCCAAGCGACGTCTGATCCTGCTCACCCAGGTCGGCCTCGCGGTGCAGGCCCTGGCCCTGGCGGGGCTTACCTGGAGCGGCGCCGTGCGCATCTGGCACCTCGTCCTCCTGGAGATGGTGTGGGCGGTGCTGGGAGCGCTGGACCAGCCGGCGCGGCAGTCGTTCGTGGTGGAGATGGTGGGACCGGAGGACCTGACCAATGCCATCGCTCTCAACTCTTCCCTGTTCAACGGCACGCGGGCCTTCGGCCCCGCCCTGGGAGGCCTTCTGCTGGCGCAGGTGGGCGAGGCCGGGTGCTTCCTGGTCAACGGCGTGGCTTACTTGGGGGCGGTGGTGGCCCTGCTACTGATGCGGGGACCGGACCGGGTAGCATCGCCCGACTCGCGTGGGCTGGGCCGCAGTACCCTGGACGGATACCGCTACGTGCTGGGCCAACCCGTCCTTATGGGTCTGCTGGCGTTGGCGGGGGCGGTGGGCCTCCTGGGCACGCCCTTCCTGAACTTGATGCCGGTGTTCGCCCGGGACGTGCTGGACGTGGGCGAGAAGGGACTGGGGTTCCTGACTGCGTCGGTAGGGGTGGGCGCCGTGCTGGGTTCGCTTTGGGTGGCCACCTTGCCCTCGGTGGCTCGGGGCCGGCGGCTGGCTCTGGTCACAGGGTTGTTCTGCGTAGCGCTGGTGGCCTTCGCCTTCAGCCCGGTGGCGGCGCTGGCCGTCCCGGTGCTGGCGGCGGCAGGGGCTGCCTTCGTGGCAGTGCAGGCACTGGACAACTCGCTAGTGCAGACGCTGGTGGACGGCCGTATGCGTGGGCGAGTGATGAGCCTCTACAGCCTGCTGTTCGTGGGCTCCCAGCAGGTAGGCACGCTCCTGGCGGGGGCAGCGGCCGACATCTGGGGTGGACCGGTGGCGGTGGCGGGCACGGCGGTGCTCTGTGGGCTCTTCGCGCTGGCCCTGTTCTGGGCCATTCCCGGGCTGCGACGAGTGGAGTGA
- a CDS encoding GNAT family N-acetyltransferase, with translation MSLEVVEVPEGHEPLWDEFVNRSPDGLPHQLLGWRQVMSRTYGYRSHYLMARDSDGVQGVMPLIEVPSLLEGHHLTTMPGGLCAQSEEAGQALLQKAMELVQARGAEYLVIRDTRRVWNGDLVTVGGNCSVVVDLRDGCKPIWRELRSSVRTNTRQAERAGLVVREGLEQLDAFYDMFARFCRDRGTPVFGRTWLRNIVEVLGPEACLLGAWQGEEMVGGYFALRVGTSLAGVWGAALSRYHHLRPNDALYWRAIETVCERKLTRLDLGRSRMGSGQHRFKLKWRGSTVPLYHQYYLCDGARPPASVEPDARPLVRRAMRIWSRLPLRLTELLGPVMRKHIPFG, from the coding sequence GTGTCGCTGGAGGTCGTGGAAGTCCCGGAGGGGCACGAGCCGCTCTGGGACGAGTTCGTGAACCGGAGCCCGGATGGGTTGCCGCATCAACTCCTCGGGTGGCGGCAGGTGATGAGCCGGACCTACGGATATCGCTCTCACTACCTCATGGCCAGGGATTCGGATGGAGTCCAGGGCGTGATGCCGCTGATCGAGGTGCCGAGCCTTCTGGAGGGTCATCACCTCACGACCATGCCGGGAGGGCTGTGTGCTCAGTCCGAAGAAGCGGGCCAGGCGTTGCTGCAGAAGGCGATGGAGCTGGTGCAGGCGAGGGGAGCGGAGTACCTGGTGATCCGGGACACCCGGCGGGTGTGGAATGGGGACCTGGTGACGGTGGGAGGCAACTGCTCGGTGGTGGTGGACCTGCGGGATGGGTGCAAGCCCATCTGGCGAGAGTTGCGTTCGAGCGTCCGCACCAATACGCGCCAGGCGGAGCGCGCCGGGCTAGTGGTGCGGGAGGGCCTAGAGCAACTGGACGCTTTCTATGACATGTTCGCGCGTTTCTGCCGGGATAGGGGCACCCCGGTGTTCGGCCGGACTTGGCTGAGGAACATCGTAGAAGTGCTGGGGCCAGAGGCATGTCTCCTGGGAGCGTGGCAGGGCGAGGAGATGGTGGGCGGCTACTTCGCCCTGAGGGTGGGCACCTCCCTGGCGGGGGTCTGGGGTGCGGCGCTCAGCCGCTACCACCACTTGCGGCCCAACGATGCCCTCTACTGGCGAGCGATAGAGACGGTATGCGAGCGCAAGCTGACCCGCCTGGACCTGGGACGCAGCCGGATGGGCTCGGGGCAGCACCGGTTCAAGCTCAAGTGGCGAGGCAGCACCGTGCCCCTGTACCACCAGTACTACCTGTGCGACGGCGCCAGGCCGCCCGCCTCGGTGGAGCCGGACGCGCGGCCGCTAGTGCGGCGTGCGATGCGAATCTGGAGCAGATTGCCACTCAGACTGACGGAGCTCTTGGGGCCGGTGATGCGTAAGCACATACCGTTTGGATAG